The following are encoded together in the Drosophila takahashii strain IR98-3 E-12201 chromosome X, DtakHiC1v2, whole genome shotgun sequence genome:
- the LOC108056086 gene encoding anoctamin-6 isoform X1, with product MYSAVRTHDYDYPESEMDERESLYFDTISLADSEAAAAAAHRKSISQSRNTIYHSAVDLAGDESRSRAAEHAALAWQPGYRQSTALEHLNGIGIGGGGDHTDAAIAAQMIALQNGRNHLPTGIGVTEGNGAQGGGGDDEVSRRLLRSSSNISNKDKKLPITYSQWKSRTYRRFDDGKRSVDFVLAYNGETQSEEHRRKCEIFEANLQREGLQLEHNKVQRVHFIKIHAPAEVLYRYAEILKIKVPLKPIPGQEQIFAESAHEFKTCLSRLCRSLFSSVQLNTELFPEREPRIHLEFARNYLELYDTEHPNFLDAGTRYSIINFILQRQHFVEGEETADNLGIEKLVQDGVYTCAYTLHDKDDRDRLLKEWANISKWKNLQPLDQIKDYFGAKVALYFAWLGFYTQMLIPISVFGVLCFLYGFVTWSSDPISRDICNDNGTIMCPQCDRSCDYWRLNETCTSSKFNYLIDNNMTVVFAFSMAIWAVVYLEFWKRYSAGLVHRWGLTGFTHHVEHPRPQYLAKISRSRRLAGKAYEEDEQTGKRTALDPDVPFWSIKFLPNFTSYSIMVLFICISVIAIAGIIIYRMAQRASHSILGSENSMTFKVMILPMTAGVIDLIVISLLDMVYSSLAVKLTNYEYCRTQTEYDESLTIKNYVFQFVNYYSSLFYIAFLKGKFVGYPAKYNRVLGFRQEECNPGGCLMELCMQLVIIMAGKQAVNAIVEMLIPYLMRTFKELSYRHGWYKSHQDQRLVPYNQFTEDYNLLPAENNSLYVEYLEMVVQFGFITLFSLAFPLAPLLALLNNVIEVRLDAIKMLRFLRRPVGMRARDIGVWHSIMTVVTRIAVASSAMIIAFSTNLIPKIVYAASMGDPELNNYLNFTLAVFNTKDFQVQPLLGGSQHVNETVCRYTEFRNSPEDPHPYKRPMIYWKILTGRLAFIVIYQNIITMLQGILRWAVPDVSGRLLKRIKRENFLLREHIIEYEKQHAMKMAHKEVQEVPQKSENGLRRRDEATSFV from the exons ATGTATTCGGCgg TCCGTACCCACGACTACGACTATCCCGAATCGGAAATGGACGAGCGGGAGAGCCTGTACTTCGACACCATATCGCTGGCGGATTCGGAGGCTGCGGCTGCGGCGGCCCATCGCAAATCGATCTCGCAGTCGCGCAACACTATCTACCATTCGGCGGTCGATTTGGCAGGCGATGAGTCGAGATCCAGAGCTGCCGAGCATGCGGCTTTGGCCTGGCAACCGGGCTACCGCCAATCGACGGCTTTGGAGCACCTCaatggaatcggaatcggcgGAGGTGGTGATCATACGGATGCCGCTATAGCCGCTCAGATGATAGCACTGCAAAATGGACGAAACCATCTGCCCACTGGCATCGGTGTAACCGAAGGAAATGGAGCACAAGGAGGAGGTGGTGACGATGAGGTCTCTAGACGTCTGTTAAGAAGTAGTAGCAACATTTCTAATAAAGATAAGAAATTGCCAATAACATACTCCCAGTGGAAATCAAgg ACCTACAGACGCTTCGACGATGGCAAACGCAGCGTTGACTTTGTGCTGGCCTACAATGGCGAAACGCAGTCGGAGGAGCATCGTCGCAAGTGCGAGATCTTCGAGGCGAATTTGCAGCGCGAGGGTTTGCAGCTGGAGCACAACAAGGTGCAGCGGGTGCACTTCATTAAGATCCATGCGCCGGCGGAGGTGCTATACCGATATGCGGAGATACTGAAGATTAAGGTGCCGCTGAAGCCGATTCCCGGCCAGGAGCAAATCTTTGCCGAGTCGGCGCACGAGTTTAAGACCTGCTTGAGCCGCCTGTGTCGCAGTCTGTTTAGCTCCGTGCAGCTCAATACGGAACTCTTCCCCGAGCGCGAACCGCGCATCCATCTCGAGTTCGCCCGCAACTATCTGGAGCTCTACGACACGGAGCATCCGAACTTCCTCGATGCCGGCACCCGCTACTCCATCATCAACTTTATACTGCAGCGCCAGCACTTCGTCGAGGGCGAGGAGACGGCCGACAATCTGGGCATCGAGAAGCTCGTCCAGGATGGCGTCTATACCTGCGCCTATACGTTGCACGAT AAAGACGATCGAGATCGTCTGCTCAAGGAGTGGGCCAACATATCCAAGTGGAAGAA CCTGCAGCCACTGGACCAAATCAAAGACTACTTCGGAGCCAAGGTGGCCCTGTACTTTGCCTGGCTGGGATTCTACACGCAAATGCTGATACCCATCAGCGTTTTCGGAGTGCTCTGCTTCCTGTACGGCTTCGTCACGTGGTCCAGCGATCCGATTAGCCGCGATATTTGCAACGACAACGGGACGATAATGTGTCCGCAGTGCGACCGAAGCTGCGACTACTGGCGGCTGAACGAGACGTGCACGAGTTCGAAGTTCAACTATCTGATAGACAACAACATGACGGTGGTCTTTGCCTTTTCGATGGCCATCTGGGCTGTGGTCTATCTGGAGTTCTGGAAGCGCTACTCGGCGGGCCTGGTGCATCGCTGGGGACTGACTGGCTTCACGCATCACGTCGAGCATCCGCGTCCGCAATACCTGGCCAAAATATCGCGCTCCAGGCGGCTGGCAGGGAAGGCGTACGAAGAGGATGAACAGACTGGTAAGCGAACCGCCCTGGATCCAGATGTGCCCTTCTGGAGCATCAAGTTCCTGCCCAACTTTACTAGTTACAGCATCATGGTATTGTTT ATTTGCATATCAGTCATTGCGATAGCGGGCATTATCATCTATAGAATGGCTCAGCGCGCCTCGCACAGCATTCTGGGCAGCGAGAATTCGATGACCTTCAAGGTCATGATTCTGCCCATGACGGCGGGCGTGATTGACTTGATTGTCATCTCGCTGCTGGACATGGTGTACTCCAGTTTGGCCGTGAAGCTAACCAACTACGAGTACTGCCGCACCCAGACGGAGTACGACGAGAGCCTAACAATCAAAAACTATGTGTTCCAGTTTGTCAACTACTACTCCTCGCTCTTCTACATTGCCTTCCTCAAGGGCAAGTTTGTCGGCTATCCGGCGAAATATAATCGCGTTCTGGGCTTTCGCCAGGAGGAATGCAATCCCGGCGGCTGCCTCATGGAGCTCTGCATGCAGCTGGTGATCATCATGGCCGGCAAGCAGGCAGTGAATGCGATAGTCGAGATGCTTATACCCTATCTAATGCGCACCTTCAAGGAGCTAAGCTATCGGCACGGCTGGTACAAGAGCCACCAGGATCAAAGGCTGGTGCCCTACAACCAGTTCACCGAGGACTATAATCTACTGCCCGCCGAGAACAATTCGCTCTACGTGGAATACCTCGAAATGG TTGTGCAATTCGGCTTTATTACCCTGTTCAGCTTGGCCTTCCCGTTGGCCCCGCTTTTGGCCCTGCTGAACAATGTGATTGAGGTGCGTCTGGACGCCATCAAAATGCTGCGCTTCCTGCGACGACCGGTGGGAATGCGAGCACGCGACATTGGCGTTTGGCACAGCATCATGACCGTCGTCACCCGCATAGCCGTTGCCTCGAGT GCAATGATAATCGCATTTAGCACGAACCTCATACCGAAAATCGTGTATGCCGCCTCCATGGGCGATCCCGAGTTGAACAACTACCTTAATTTCACGCTGGCCGTGTTCAACACCAAGGATTTCCAGGTGCAGCCCCTGCTGGGCGGCAGTCAGCATGTGAACGAGACGGTGTGCCGCTACACAGAGTTCCGAAACTCGCCAGAGGATCCGCATCCCTACAAGCGTCCCATGATCTATTGGAAAATACTGACGGGTCGGCTGGCCTTCATCGTCATCTACCAGAACATCATTACCATGCTGCAAGGCATTCTGCGCTGGGCCGTGCCGGATGTCTCGGGACGCCTGCTGAAGCGCATCAAGCGAGAGAATTTCCTGCTGCGGGAGCACATCATCGAGTATGAGAAGCAGCACGCCATGAAGATGGCCCACAAGGAGGTGCAGGAGGTGCCACAAAAGTCGGAGAACGGCCTGCGAAGGCGCGACGAGGCCACCTCCTTTGTATAA
- the LOC108056086 gene encoding anoctamin-6 isoform X2 has translation MDERESLYFDTISLADSEAAAAAAHRKSISQSRNTIYHSAVDLAGDESRSRAAEHAALAWQPGYRQSTALEHLNGIGIGGGGDHTDAAIAAQMIALQNGRNHLPTGIGVTEGNGAQGGGGDDEVSRRLLRSSSNISNKDKKLPITYSQWKSRTYRRFDDGKRSVDFVLAYNGETQSEEHRRKCEIFEANLQREGLQLEHNKVQRVHFIKIHAPAEVLYRYAEILKIKVPLKPIPGQEQIFAESAHEFKTCLSRLCRSLFSSVQLNTELFPEREPRIHLEFARNYLELYDTEHPNFLDAGTRYSIINFILQRQHFVEGEETADNLGIEKLVQDGVYTCAYTLHDKDDRDRLLKEWANISKWKNLQPLDQIKDYFGAKVALYFAWLGFYTQMLIPISVFGVLCFLYGFVTWSSDPISRDICNDNGTIMCPQCDRSCDYWRLNETCTSSKFNYLIDNNMTVVFAFSMAIWAVVYLEFWKRYSAGLVHRWGLTGFTHHVEHPRPQYLAKISRSRRLAGKAYEEDEQTGKRTALDPDVPFWSIKFLPNFTSYSIMVLFICISVIAIAGIIIYRMAQRASHSILGSENSMTFKVMILPMTAGVIDLIVISLLDMVYSSLAVKLTNYEYCRTQTEYDESLTIKNYVFQFVNYYSSLFYIAFLKGKFVGYPAKYNRVLGFRQEECNPGGCLMELCMQLVIIMAGKQAVNAIVEMLIPYLMRTFKELSYRHGWYKSHQDQRLVPYNQFTEDYNLLPAENNSLYVEYLEMVVQFGFITLFSLAFPLAPLLALLNNVIEVRLDAIKMLRFLRRPVGMRARDIGVWHSIMTVVTRIAVASSAMIIAFSTNLIPKIVYAASMGDPELNNYLNFTLAVFNTKDFQVQPLLGGSQHVNETVCRYTEFRNSPEDPHPYKRPMIYWKILTGRLAFIVIYQNIITMLQGILRWAVPDVSGRLLKRIKRENFLLREHIIEYEKQHAMKMAHKEVQEVPQKSENGLRRRDEATSFV, from the exons ATGGACGAGCGGGAGAGCCTGTACTTCGACACCATATCGCTGGCGGATTCGGAGGCTGCGGCTGCGGCGGCCCATCGCAAATCGATCTCGCAGTCGCGCAACACTATCTACCATTCGGCGGTCGATTTGGCAGGCGATGAGTCGAGATCCAGAGCTGCCGAGCATGCGGCTTTGGCCTGGCAACCGGGCTACCGCCAATCGACGGCTTTGGAGCACCTCaatggaatcggaatcggcgGAGGTGGTGATCATACGGATGCCGCTATAGCCGCTCAGATGATAGCACTGCAAAATGGACGAAACCATCTGCCCACTGGCATCGGTGTAACCGAAGGAAATGGAGCACAAGGAGGAGGTGGTGACGATGAGGTCTCTAGACGTCTGTTAAGAAGTAGTAGCAACATTTCTAATAAAGATAAGAAATTGCCAATAACATACTCCCAGTGGAAATCAAgg ACCTACAGACGCTTCGACGATGGCAAACGCAGCGTTGACTTTGTGCTGGCCTACAATGGCGAAACGCAGTCGGAGGAGCATCGTCGCAAGTGCGAGATCTTCGAGGCGAATTTGCAGCGCGAGGGTTTGCAGCTGGAGCACAACAAGGTGCAGCGGGTGCACTTCATTAAGATCCATGCGCCGGCGGAGGTGCTATACCGATATGCGGAGATACTGAAGATTAAGGTGCCGCTGAAGCCGATTCCCGGCCAGGAGCAAATCTTTGCCGAGTCGGCGCACGAGTTTAAGACCTGCTTGAGCCGCCTGTGTCGCAGTCTGTTTAGCTCCGTGCAGCTCAATACGGAACTCTTCCCCGAGCGCGAACCGCGCATCCATCTCGAGTTCGCCCGCAACTATCTGGAGCTCTACGACACGGAGCATCCGAACTTCCTCGATGCCGGCACCCGCTACTCCATCATCAACTTTATACTGCAGCGCCAGCACTTCGTCGAGGGCGAGGAGACGGCCGACAATCTGGGCATCGAGAAGCTCGTCCAGGATGGCGTCTATACCTGCGCCTATACGTTGCACGAT AAAGACGATCGAGATCGTCTGCTCAAGGAGTGGGCCAACATATCCAAGTGGAAGAA CCTGCAGCCACTGGACCAAATCAAAGACTACTTCGGAGCCAAGGTGGCCCTGTACTTTGCCTGGCTGGGATTCTACACGCAAATGCTGATACCCATCAGCGTTTTCGGAGTGCTCTGCTTCCTGTACGGCTTCGTCACGTGGTCCAGCGATCCGATTAGCCGCGATATTTGCAACGACAACGGGACGATAATGTGTCCGCAGTGCGACCGAAGCTGCGACTACTGGCGGCTGAACGAGACGTGCACGAGTTCGAAGTTCAACTATCTGATAGACAACAACATGACGGTGGTCTTTGCCTTTTCGATGGCCATCTGGGCTGTGGTCTATCTGGAGTTCTGGAAGCGCTACTCGGCGGGCCTGGTGCATCGCTGGGGACTGACTGGCTTCACGCATCACGTCGAGCATCCGCGTCCGCAATACCTGGCCAAAATATCGCGCTCCAGGCGGCTGGCAGGGAAGGCGTACGAAGAGGATGAACAGACTGGTAAGCGAACCGCCCTGGATCCAGATGTGCCCTTCTGGAGCATCAAGTTCCTGCCCAACTTTACTAGTTACAGCATCATGGTATTGTTT ATTTGCATATCAGTCATTGCGATAGCGGGCATTATCATCTATAGAATGGCTCAGCGCGCCTCGCACAGCATTCTGGGCAGCGAGAATTCGATGACCTTCAAGGTCATGATTCTGCCCATGACGGCGGGCGTGATTGACTTGATTGTCATCTCGCTGCTGGACATGGTGTACTCCAGTTTGGCCGTGAAGCTAACCAACTACGAGTACTGCCGCACCCAGACGGAGTACGACGAGAGCCTAACAATCAAAAACTATGTGTTCCAGTTTGTCAACTACTACTCCTCGCTCTTCTACATTGCCTTCCTCAAGGGCAAGTTTGTCGGCTATCCGGCGAAATATAATCGCGTTCTGGGCTTTCGCCAGGAGGAATGCAATCCCGGCGGCTGCCTCATGGAGCTCTGCATGCAGCTGGTGATCATCATGGCCGGCAAGCAGGCAGTGAATGCGATAGTCGAGATGCTTATACCCTATCTAATGCGCACCTTCAAGGAGCTAAGCTATCGGCACGGCTGGTACAAGAGCCACCAGGATCAAAGGCTGGTGCCCTACAACCAGTTCACCGAGGACTATAATCTACTGCCCGCCGAGAACAATTCGCTCTACGTGGAATACCTCGAAATGG TTGTGCAATTCGGCTTTATTACCCTGTTCAGCTTGGCCTTCCCGTTGGCCCCGCTTTTGGCCCTGCTGAACAATGTGATTGAGGTGCGTCTGGACGCCATCAAAATGCTGCGCTTCCTGCGACGACCGGTGGGAATGCGAGCACGCGACATTGGCGTTTGGCACAGCATCATGACCGTCGTCACCCGCATAGCCGTTGCCTCGAGT GCAATGATAATCGCATTTAGCACGAACCTCATACCGAAAATCGTGTATGCCGCCTCCATGGGCGATCCCGAGTTGAACAACTACCTTAATTTCACGCTGGCCGTGTTCAACACCAAGGATTTCCAGGTGCAGCCCCTGCTGGGCGGCAGTCAGCATGTGAACGAGACGGTGTGCCGCTACACAGAGTTCCGAAACTCGCCAGAGGATCCGCATCCCTACAAGCGTCCCATGATCTATTGGAAAATACTGACGGGTCGGCTGGCCTTCATCGTCATCTACCAGAACATCATTACCATGCTGCAAGGCATTCTGCGCTGGGCCGTGCCGGATGTCTCGGGACGCCTGCTGAAGCGCATCAAGCGAGAGAATTTCCTGCTGCGGGAGCACATCATCGAGTATGAGAAGCAGCACGCCATGAAGATGGCCCACAAGGAGGTGCAGGAGGTGCCACAAAAGTCGGAGAACGGCCTGCGAAGGCGCGACGAGGCCACCTCCTTTGTATAA
- the LOC108056086 gene encoding anoctamin-6 isoform X3, whose amino-acid sequence MYSAVRTHDYDYPESEMDERESLYFDTISLADSEAAAAAAHRKSISQSRNTIYHSAVDLAGDESRSRAAEHAALAWQPGYRQSTALEHLNGIGIGGGGDHTDAAIAAQMIALQNGRNHLPTGIGVTEGNGAQGGGGDDETYRRFDDGKRSVDFVLAYNGETQSEEHRRKCEIFEANLQREGLQLEHNKVQRVHFIKIHAPAEVLYRYAEILKIKVPLKPIPGQEQIFAESAHEFKTCLSRLCRSLFSSVQLNTELFPEREPRIHLEFARNYLELYDTEHPNFLDAGTRYSIINFILQRQHFVEGEETADNLGIEKLVQDGVYTCAYTLHDKDDRDRLLKEWANISKWKNLQPLDQIKDYFGAKVALYFAWLGFYTQMLIPISVFGVLCFLYGFVTWSSDPISRDICNDNGTIMCPQCDRSCDYWRLNETCTSSKFNYLIDNNMTVVFAFSMAIWAVVYLEFWKRYSAGLVHRWGLTGFTHHVEHPRPQYLAKISRSRRLAGKAYEEDEQTGKRTALDPDVPFWSIKFLPNFTSYSIMVLFICISVIAIAGIIIYRMAQRASHSILGSENSMTFKVMILPMTAGVIDLIVISLLDMVYSSLAVKLTNYEYCRTQTEYDESLTIKNYVFQFVNYYSSLFYIAFLKGKFVGYPAKYNRVLGFRQEECNPGGCLMELCMQLVIIMAGKQAVNAIVEMLIPYLMRTFKELSYRHGWYKSHQDQRLVPYNQFTEDYNLLPAENNSLYVEYLEMVVQFGFITLFSLAFPLAPLLALLNNVIEVRLDAIKMLRFLRRPVGMRARDIGVWHSIMTVVTRIAVASSAMIIAFSTNLIPKIVYAASMGDPELNNYLNFTLAVFNTKDFQVQPLLGGSQHVNETVCRYTEFRNSPEDPHPYKRPMIYWKILTGRLAFIVIYQNIITMLQGILRWAVPDVSGRLLKRIKRENFLLREHIIEYEKQHAMKMAHKEVQEVPQKSENGLRRRDEATSFV is encoded by the exons ATGTATTCGGCgg TCCGTACCCACGACTACGACTATCCCGAATCGGAAATGGACGAGCGGGAGAGCCTGTACTTCGACACCATATCGCTGGCGGATTCGGAGGCTGCGGCTGCGGCGGCCCATCGCAAATCGATCTCGCAGTCGCGCAACACTATCTACCATTCGGCGGTCGATTTGGCAGGCGATGAGTCGAGATCCAGAGCTGCCGAGCATGCGGCTTTGGCCTGGCAACCGGGCTACCGCCAATCGACGGCTTTGGAGCACCTCaatggaatcggaatcggcgGAGGTGGTGATCATACGGATGCCGCTATAGCCGCTCAGATGATAGCACTGCAAAATGGACGAAACCATCTGCCCACTGGCATCGGTGTAACCGAAGGAAATGGAGCACAAGGAGGAGGTGGTGACGATGAG ACCTACAGACGCTTCGACGATGGCAAACGCAGCGTTGACTTTGTGCTGGCCTACAATGGCGAAACGCAGTCGGAGGAGCATCGTCGCAAGTGCGAGATCTTCGAGGCGAATTTGCAGCGCGAGGGTTTGCAGCTGGAGCACAACAAGGTGCAGCGGGTGCACTTCATTAAGATCCATGCGCCGGCGGAGGTGCTATACCGATATGCGGAGATACTGAAGATTAAGGTGCCGCTGAAGCCGATTCCCGGCCAGGAGCAAATCTTTGCCGAGTCGGCGCACGAGTTTAAGACCTGCTTGAGCCGCCTGTGTCGCAGTCTGTTTAGCTCCGTGCAGCTCAATACGGAACTCTTCCCCGAGCGCGAACCGCGCATCCATCTCGAGTTCGCCCGCAACTATCTGGAGCTCTACGACACGGAGCATCCGAACTTCCTCGATGCCGGCACCCGCTACTCCATCATCAACTTTATACTGCAGCGCCAGCACTTCGTCGAGGGCGAGGAGACGGCCGACAATCTGGGCATCGAGAAGCTCGTCCAGGATGGCGTCTATACCTGCGCCTATACGTTGCACGAT AAAGACGATCGAGATCGTCTGCTCAAGGAGTGGGCCAACATATCCAAGTGGAAGAA CCTGCAGCCACTGGACCAAATCAAAGACTACTTCGGAGCCAAGGTGGCCCTGTACTTTGCCTGGCTGGGATTCTACACGCAAATGCTGATACCCATCAGCGTTTTCGGAGTGCTCTGCTTCCTGTACGGCTTCGTCACGTGGTCCAGCGATCCGATTAGCCGCGATATTTGCAACGACAACGGGACGATAATGTGTCCGCAGTGCGACCGAAGCTGCGACTACTGGCGGCTGAACGAGACGTGCACGAGTTCGAAGTTCAACTATCTGATAGACAACAACATGACGGTGGTCTTTGCCTTTTCGATGGCCATCTGGGCTGTGGTCTATCTGGAGTTCTGGAAGCGCTACTCGGCGGGCCTGGTGCATCGCTGGGGACTGACTGGCTTCACGCATCACGTCGAGCATCCGCGTCCGCAATACCTGGCCAAAATATCGCGCTCCAGGCGGCTGGCAGGGAAGGCGTACGAAGAGGATGAACAGACTGGTAAGCGAACCGCCCTGGATCCAGATGTGCCCTTCTGGAGCATCAAGTTCCTGCCCAACTTTACTAGTTACAGCATCATGGTATTGTTT ATTTGCATATCAGTCATTGCGATAGCGGGCATTATCATCTATAGAATGGCTCAGCGCGCCTCGCACAGCATTCTGGGCAGCGAGAATTCGATGACCTTCAAGGTCATGATTCTGCCCATGACGGCGGGCGTGATTGACTTGATTGTCATCTCGCTGCTGGACATGGTGTACTCCAGTTTGGCCGTGAAGCTAACCAACTACGAGTACTGCCGCACCCAGACGGAGTACGACGAGAGCCTAACAATCAAAAACTATGTGTTCCAGTTTGTCAACTACTACTCCTCGCTCTTCTACATTGCCTTCCTCAAGGGCAAGTTTGTCGGCTATCCGGCGAAATATAATCGCGTTCTGGGCTTTCGCCAGGAGGAATGCAATCCCGGCGGCTGCCTCATGGAGCTCTGCATGCAGCTGGTGATCATCATGGCCGGCAAGCAGGCAGTGAATGCGATAGTCGAGATGCTTATACCCTATCTAATGCGCACCTTCAAGGAGCTAAGCTATCGGCACGGCTGGTACAAGAGCCACCAGGATCAAAGGCTGGTGCCCTACAACCAGTTCACCGAGGACTATAATCTACTGCCCGCCGAGAACAATTCGCTCTACGTGGAATACCTCGAAATGG TTGTGCAATTCGGCTTTATTACCCTGTTCAGCTTGGCCTTCCCGTTGGCCCCGCTTTTGGCCCTGCTGAACAATGTGATTGAGGTGCGTCTGGACGCCATCAAAATGCTGCGCTTCCTGCGACGACCGGTGGGAATGCGAGCACGCGACATTGGCGTTTGGCACAGCATCATGACCGTCGTCACCCGCATAGCCGTTGCCTCGAGT GCAATGATAATCGCATTTAGCACGAACCTCATACCGAAAATCGTGTATGCCGCCTCCATGGGCGATCCCGAGTTGAACAACTACCTTAATTTCACGCTGGCCGTGTTCAACACCAAGGATTTCCAGGTGCAGCCCCTGCTGGGCGGCAGTCAGCATGTGAACGAGACGGTGTGCCGCTACACAGAGTTCCGAAACTCGCCAGAGGATCCGCATCCCTACAAGCGTCCCATGATCTATTGGAAAATACTGACGGGTCGGCTGGCCTTCATCGTCATCTACCAGAACATCATTACCATGCTGCAAGGCATTCTGCGCTGGGCCGTGCCGGATGTCTCGGGACGCCTGCTGAAGCGCATCAAGCGAGAGAATTTCCTGCTGCGGGAGCACATCATCGAGTATGAGAAGCAGCACGCCATGAAGATGGCCCACAAGGAGGTGCAGGAGGTGCCACAAAAGTCGGAGAACGGCCTGCGAAGGCGCGACGAGGCCACCTCCTTTGTATAA